The Streptomyces sp. NL15-2K genome contains a region encoding:
- a CDS encoding DMT family transporter: protein MSALALSVLLSLVSAVAYAAGAIVQERVAVSSPGQQYAPLRRPIWWAAVALNGLGGLLHVVALAYGPLSLVQPLGALTIVFALPMAALFVGRKAGATAWRGAIMATVGLAGLLSLVGASDAQSLDTAQRVLVALVTTGAVVALMIAGRAAHRHPAVRSILLATASGIAFGMSSVFTKTVAVDWTGGVSASDLPSLAVIGVLATAGMLLSQASYRGAGLAAPLATLTVVNPVVAAAVGLTMFGETFRYGSAGTALALSCGVVAAGGLILLTTERIERTHAEPVPPLPEAVPAAELVVPLPEQPVSAVREEVLVPAPTPAPVPEVLVPAPSVVPVQTVALVPAAVPPAPPVQEDVPEDREPPEAAPAHLHGLIYGGLYVPVLGRHRSRVRS from the coding sequence ATGAGTGCCCTCGCGTTGTCCGTGCTGCTGTCACTCGTCTCCGCCGTCGCCTACGCGGCCGGAGCGATCGTGCAGGAGCGCGTCGCGGTGTCCTCCCCCGGTCAGCAGTACGCGCCGCTGCGCCGGCCGATCTGGTGGGCGGCAGTGGCACTGAACGGTCTCGGCGGACTGCTGCACGTGGTGGCACTCGCCTACGGCCCGCTGAGCCTGGTCCAGCCGCTGGGCGCGCTGACCATCGTGTTCGCCCTGCCCATGGCGGCGCTGTTCGTGGGCCGCAAGGCCGGAGCGACCGCGTGGCGGGGCGCGATCATGGCGACGGTGGGCCTGGCCGGTCTGCTGTCGCTGGTGGGCGCGTCCGACGCGCAGTCGCTGGACACCGCCCAGCGGGTGCTAGTCGCCCTGGTCACCACGGGTGCGGTCGTCGCCCTGATGATCGCGGGCCGGGCCGCGCACCGGCACCCCGCCGTGCGCAGCATCCTGCTCGCGACCGCGTCCGGCATAGCCTTCGGCATGTCCTCGGTGTTCACGAAGACGGTCGCCGTCGACTGGACCGGCGGGGTCTCCGCGTCCGACCTGCCGTCCCTGGCCGTCATAGGCGTGCTGGCCACGGCCGGCATGCTGCTGTCGCAGGCCTCCTACCGCGGTGCCGGGCTCGCGGCGCCGCTGGCCACGCTCACGGTCGTGAACCCCGTGGTGGCGGCCGCGGTGGGCCTCACGATGTTCGGCGAAACCTTCCGCTACGGCAGCGCGGGCACCGCGCTCGCGCTGAGCTGCGGTGTGGTCGCGGCGGGCGGCCTGATCCTCCTCACCACGGAGCGGATCGAGCGTACGCACGCCGAGCCCGTGCCGCCGCTGCCGGAAGCGGTGCCTGCCGCGGAGCTGGTCGTACCGCTGCCCGAGCAGCCGGTGAGTGCCGTGCGGGAGGAGGTCCTCGTTCCGGCCCCGACGCCGGCGCCGGTCCCGGAGGTCCTCGTTCCGGCTCCATCGGTGGTACCGGTCCAGACGGTCGCCCTCGTCCCGGCGGCCGTCCCGCCCGCACCGCCGGTCCAGGAGGACGTCCCCGAGGACCGGGAGCCGCCGGAGGCCGCGCCTGCGCACCTCCACGGCCTCATCTACGGCGGCCTGTACGTCCCCGTCCTCGGCCGGCACCGCTCACGCGTCAGATCCTGA
- a CDS encoding transglycosylase family protein — protein sequence MAVRGRHRRYQPNRINRASLTVTAGGAGMAIPLIGTGAAQAADVETWNKVAACESTNDWDINTGNGYYGGLQFSQSTWEAYGGTRYAPRADLATKDQQIAVAEKVLDGQGPGAWPVCSVRAGLTRGGDTPDIQPAGASEDTAKKSTKKSTKNTGGTSVQDVQPQTTPQSRAGKAEMYTVVRGDSLSGIADAERVRGGWRGLYAANRQTIGPDPDLILPGQRLKLRAQDASATTPTQAKGKSATKKPGTGTGTEKTEKAEKAEKAEKTEKAEKKATKSNTLVAPVSAATGTPYHKAGSSWSKGYHTGVDFPVPTGTSVKSVAAGKVVTAGWGGSFGYQVVVRHSDGRYSQYAHLSAISVKSGQTVGAGQRIGRSGSTGNSSGPHLHFEVRTGPGFGTDIDPVAYLRAGGVRI from the coding sequence ATGGCCGTGCGCGGCCGGCACCGCCGGTATCAGCCGAACAGGATCAACCGCGCCTCACTCACCGTCACCGCGGGCGGCGCCGGTATGGCGATCCCGCTCATCGGTACCGGCGCCGCCCAGGCCGCCGACGTGGAGACCTGGAACAAGGTCGCCGCTTGCGAGTCGACCAACGACTGGGACATCAACACCGGCAACGGCTACTACGGCGGACTGCAGTTCAGTCAGTCCACCTGGGAGGCGTACGGCGGCACGCGGTACGCGCCGCGGGCGGACCTGGCCACCAAGGACCAGCAGATCGCCGTGGCGGAGAAGGTGCTGGACGGGCAGGGGCCCGGCGCCTGGCCGGTGTGCTCGGTGCGCGCCGGGCTGACCCGGGGCGGCGACACCCCGGACATCCAGCCCGCAGGCGCCTCCGAGGACACCGCCAAGAAGAGCACCAAGAAGAGCACGAAGAACACGGGCGGCACCTCCGTACAGGACGTGCAGCCGCAGACCACGCCGCAATCCCGGGCCGGGAAGGCCGAGATGTACACGGTGGTGCGCGGCGACTCGCTCTCCGGTATCGCCGACGCCGAGCGCGTCCGGGGCGGTTGGCGGGGACTCTACGCGGCCAACCGGCAGACCATCGGTCCGGACCCCGACCTGATCCTGCCCGGCCAGCGACTGAAGCTGCGCGCCCAGGACGCCTCCGCCACGACGCCCACGCAGGCCAAGGGCAAGTCCGCCACCAAGAAGCCTGGCACCGGCACCGGCACCGAAAAAACCGAAAAGGCAGAAAAGGCAGAGAAGGCGGAAAAAACCGAGAAGGCCGAAAAGAAGGCCACGAAGAGCAACACCCTGGTCGCCCCGGTCAGCGCCGCCACCGGCACGCCGTACCACAAGGCAGGTTCGTCCTGGTCGAAGGGCTACCACACCGGCGTCGACTTCCCCGTGCCCACCGGTACCTCCGTGAAGTCGGTCGCGGCGGGCAAGGTCGTCACCGCCGGGTGGGGCGGCTCCTTCGGCTATCAGGTGGTGGTCCGGCACTCCGACGGCCGCTACAGCCAGTACGCCCACCTGTCGGCGATCTCGGTGAAGTCCGGGCAGACGGTGGGCGCCGGGCAGCGCATCGGCCGCTCGGGAAGCACCGGCAACAGCTCGGGCCCGCATCTGCACTTCGAGGTGCGGACGGGGCCCGGCTTCGGTACGGACATCGACCCGGTGGCCTACCTGAGGGCCGGCGGCGTCAGGATCTGA
- the gndA gene encoding NADP-dependent phosphogluconate dehydrogenase: MSTTAQIGVTGLAVMGRNLARNFARNGYTVAVHNRTASRTHALVEEFGSEGDFIAAETAKDFVAALERPRRLVVMVKAGEPTDAVIEEFAPLLEPGDMIIDGGNAHFADTRRRERELRERGIHFVGMGVSGGEEGALHGPSIMPGGPVESYDSLGPMLEKISAKAADGTPCVTHVGPDGAGHFVKMVHNGIEYADMQLIGEAYQLLRDVAGYTPAQIADIFRTWNTGRLDSYLIEITAEVLSHVDAATGKPFVDVVVDQAEQKGTGRWTVQIALDLGVPVSGIAEAVFARSLSGHAALREASRGLAGPKALPLTETEAGAFADRVEQALYASKIVSYTQGFHEIAAGSEEYGWDIDLGAVSAIWRGGCIIRAAFLDRIRAAYDTRPDLPSLLSDETFAQEIAAAQDDWREVLIAATRQGVPTPGFAAALAYYDALRAERLPAALTQGQRDFFGAHTYRRTDRDGSFHTLWGGDRSEVSA, translated from the coding sequence ATGAGCACAACAGCCCAGATCGGCGTCACGGGGCTCGCGGTCATGGGCCGCAACCTCGCCCGCAACTTCGCGCGCAACGGCTACACCGTCGCGGTGCACAACCGGACGGCGTCGCGGACGCACGCCCTGGTGGAGGAGTTCGGGAGCGAGGGCGACTTCATCGCGGCCGAGACCGCAAAGGATTTCGTGGCGGCGCTGGAGCGGCCGCGCCGCCTGGTCGTCATGGTGAAGGCCGGTGAACCGACCGACGCGGTGATCGAGGAGTTCGCGCCGCTGCTGGAGCCCGGCGACATGATCATCGACGGGGGCAACGCGCACTTCGCGGACACCCGGCGCCGCGAGCGCGAACTGCGCGAACGGGGCATCCACTTCGTCGGCATGGGCGTCTCGGGCGGCGAGGAGGGCGCGCTGCACGGGCCGAGCATCATGCCGGGCGGTCCCGTCGAGTCGTACGACTCGCTCGGGCCGATGCTGGAGAAGATCTCCGCCAAGGCGGCGGACGGGACGCCGTGTGTGACGCACGTCGGTCCGGACGGTGCCGGGCACTTCGTGAAGATGGTGCACAACGGCATCGAGTACGCCGACATGCAGCTGATCGGTGAGGCGTACCAGCTGCTGCGGGACGTCGCCGGGTACACGCCCGCCCAGATCGCGGACATCTTCCGCACCTGGAACACGGGCCGGCTCGACTCGTACCTGATCGAGATCACGGCAGAGGTGCTGTCGCACGTGGACGCGGCGACCGGCAAGCCGTTCGTGGACGTGGTGGTGGACCAGGCGGAGCAGAAGGGCACGGGCCGCTGGACCGTCCAGATCGCCCTCGACCTGGGCGTGCCGGTGTCCGGGATCGCGGAGGCGGTCTTCGCCCGCTCCCTGTCCGGGCACGCGGCCCTGCGGGAGGCCTCGCGCGGGCTGGCCGGGCCGAAGGCCCTGCCGCTGACCGAGACCGAGGCCGGTGCCTTCGCCGACCGGGTGGAGCAGGCGCTGTACGCCTCGAAGATCGTGTCGTACACGCAGGGCTTCCACGAGATCGCCGCGGGCAGCGAGGAGTACGGCTGGGACATCGACCTGGGCGCCGTCTCCGCGATCTGGCGCGGCGGCTGCATCATCCGCGCGGCCTTCCTGGACCGCATCCGCGCCGCGTACGACACCCGGCCGGATCTGCCGAGCCTGCTGTCCGACGAGACGTTCGCGCAGGAGATCGCGGCGGCGCAGGACGACTGGCGCGAGGTCCTGATCGCGGCCACCCGCCAGGGCGTCCCGACCCCGGGCTTCGCAGCGGCCCTCGCGTACTACGACGCCCTGCGCGCCGAGCGGCTGCCCGCCGCGCTGACGCAGGGACAGCGCGACTTCTTCGGCGCACACACCTATCGGCGGACCGACCGGGACGGCTCGTTCCACACGCTGTGGGGTGGGGACCGGTCGGAGGTTTCCGCGTAG
- a CDS encoding GNAT family N-acetyltransferase, whose protein sequence is MSDSDIEIRDDRAAGRLEAIGGGEVVGRIEYFVLASPEGALVPVHTIVEPAHEGKGIAGSLARELYATAEREGIAVAPLCPYVVKWAERHPAEAPAADPELLRAAKDWLAEHPDRF, encoded by the coding sequence ATGAGTGACAGCGACATCGAGATCCGCGACGACCGGGCGGCGGGCCGCCTGGAGGCGATCGGCGGCGGCGAAGTCGTCGGCCGCATCGAGTACTTCGTCCTGGCATCACCCGAGGGCGCGCTCGTCCCCGTGCACACGATCGTCGAACCGGCCCACGAGGGGAAGGGCATCGCGGGCTCGCTGGCGCGCGAGCTGTACGCAACGGCCGAACGCGAGGGCATCGCCGTGGCGCCGCTGTGCCCGTACGTCGTCAAGTGGGCCGAGCGCCACCCCGCCGAGGCCCCGGCGGCCGACCCGGAGCTGCTGCGGGCGGCGAAGGACTGGCTCGCGGAGCATCCTGACCGGTTCTGA
- the panD gene encoding aspartate 1-decarboxylase translates to MLRTLFKSKIHRATVTQADLHYVGSVTIDADLLDAADLLPGELVHIVDITNGARLETYVIEGERGSGVVGINGAAAHLVHPGDLVIIVSYAQVTDAEARALKPRVVHVDHGNRIVALGADPSEPVPGSDQQRSPQSVPA, encoded by the coding sequence ATGCTGCGTACTCTGTTCAAGTCCAAGATCCACCGCGCCACCGTCACCCAGGCCGACCTGCACTACGTGGGATCGGTGACCATCGACGCCGACCTGCTCGACGCCGCCGACCTGCTGCCCGGCGAGCTCGTGCACATCGTGGACATCACCAACGGCGCCCGCCTGGAGACGTACGTCATCGAGGGCGAGCGGGGCTCGGGTGTCGTCGGGATCAACGGCGCCGCGGCCCACCTCGTCCACCCCGGCGATCTGGTGATCATCGTCAGTTACGCGCAGGTGACCGACGCCGAGGCACGGGCGCTGAAGCCGCGGGTCGTGCACGTCGACCACGGCAACCGCATCGTGGCCCTGGGCGCCGACCCGTCCGAGCCGGTGCCGGGCTCGGACCAGCAGCGCAGCCCGCAGTCGGTGCCGGCCTGA